The following coding sequences are from one Streptococcus sp. NPS 308 window:
- a CDS encoding Xaa-Pro dipeptidyl-peptidase, whose protein sequence is MRFNQFSYLPTPRSQLLDELESLGLKLSSKLPIKRQFEDFIRWSFFTYTNTDYALSTLAADRETDLLTFFQSDKELTADIFYTVVFQLLGFNYLIDFEDAEKFRKETRFPVIYGDLIENLYHLLNTRTKKGNTLIDQLVSDGLIAEDNHYHYFNGKSLATFSSHDVIREVVYVESRVDTDKDGLPDLVKVSIIRPRYDGQIPAVMTASPYHQGTNDKASDKALYKMEGDLEVKPAHIIELEKPEVDFVEPLGQAELVSESEEKLTHINSSYTLNDYFLPRGFANLYVSGVGTKDSQGLMTNGDYQQIEAYKNVIDWLNGRCRAFTDHTRKREVKADWSNGKVATTGLSYLGTMSNGLATTGVDGLEVIIAEAGISSWYNYYRENGLVTSPGGYPGEDFDSLAELTYSRNLLAGDYIRANEAHKADLEKVKEELDRKTGDYNQFWHDRNYLLNAHKVQAEVVFTHGSQDWNVKPLHVYQMFHALPAHINKHLFFHHGAHVYMNNWQSIDFRESMNALLSKKLLGLITDYQLPTVIWQDNTEPQTWQSLDDFGKQDELHTFSLGTEEKVIQNHYEQEDFERYGKTYQIFNTELYQGKANQITIDLQVSQDIHLNGRVELKLRIKSSTNKGLLSAQLLELGQKKYLQPYPAVLSARTIDNGRYHMLENLCELPFNPRAQRVLTKGYLNLQNRTNLLTVEEIQPNKWMDFKLELQPTIYKLKEGNTLRLVLYTTDFEITIRDNTDYHLTVDLEQSTLIIPCQKV, encoded by the coding sequence ATGCGTTTTAATCAATTCAGCTACTTGCCCACTCCTCGTTCTCAACTATTAGATGAATTAGAGAGTCTTGGCTTGAAGCTATCATCTAAACTGCCTATAAAAAGACAGTTTGAAGACTTCATTCGTTGGAGTTTCTTCACCTATACTAATACCGATTACGCTCTATCTACCCTAGCTGCAGATAGAGAAACGGATCTACTGACCTTCTTTCAGTCTGATAAAGAGCTGACAGCTGATATTTTCTATACCGTAGTTTTTCAACTTTTAGGCTTCAATTATCTTATTGACTTTGAGGATGCTGAGAAATTTCGTAAAGAAACTAGATTTCCTGTTATTTATGGAGATTTGATTGAAAATCTCTACCATTTGCTCAATACTCGAACCAAAAAGGGAAATACGCTCATCGACCAACTTGTTAGTGATGGACTTATTGCAGAAGACAATCACTACCACTACTTTAACGGCAAGAGCTTGGCAACCTTCTCTAGTCATGATGTCATTCGTGAAGTTGTCTATGTAGAGAGTCGTGTGGATACTGATAAAGACGGTCTCCCTGATTTAGTCAAGGTCAGCATTATTCGTCCTCGCTATGATGGACAAATCCCTGCAGTTATGACAGCAAGTCCTTATCACCAAGGGACCAACGACAAAGCCAGCGACAAGGCTCTCTACAAGATGGAAGGAGACTTGGAGGTCAAACCTGCCCATATTATTGAACTTGAGAAGCCTGAGGTTGATTTTGTCGAGCCTCTTGGTCAAGCCGAACTCGTCTCTGAGTCTGAAGAAAAGCTAACTCACATCAATAGTTCTTACACTCTCAACGATTACTTCCTCCCAAGAGGATTTGCCAATCTCTATGTTTCGGGTGTTGGTACCAAGGATTCCCAAGGGCTCATGACCAATGGAGACTATCAGCAGATTGAAGCCTATAAAAATGTCATTGATTGGCTTAACGGTCGTTGTCGTGCCTTTACGGACCACACGCGCAAGCGTGAGGTCAAGGCTGATTGGTCCAATGGCAAAGTTGCCACAACTGGCCTTTCTTATCTAGGTACCATGTCCAATGGTCTTGCGACCACTGGAGTTGATGGCTTGGAAGTGATTATCGCAGAAGCAGGTATTTCCTCTTGGTACAACTACTATCGGGAAAATGGCCTGGTAACCAGTCCTGGAGGTTATCCAGGTGAGGATTTTGACTCACTTGCTGAATTGACCTACTCCCGCAATCTCTTAGCCGGTGACTATATCCGTGCTAATGAAGCCCACAAAGCAGATTTAGAAAAGGTAAAAGAAGAATTAGATCGCAAGACTGGTGACTACAATCAATTTTGGCATGACCGCAACTATCTACTAAATGCTCATAAGGTTCAAGCTGAGGTCGTCTTTACACATGGTTCCCAGGATTGGAACGTCAAACCACTTCATGTTTATCAAATGTTTCATGCTCTTCCAGCTCATATCAACAAGCACCTCTTTTTCCATCATGGTGCCCATGTCTATATGAACAACTGGCAGTCGATCGACTTCCGCGAGTCCATGAATGCCTTGTTAAGTAAGAAATTGTTAGGACTTATAACAGACTATCAACTTCCTACTGTCATCTGGCAAGACAATACCGAACCTCAAACATGGCAGAGTCTTGATGACTTTGGCAAGCAAGATGAATTGCATACTTTCTCACTTGGAACTGAAGAAAAAGTGATTCAGAACCACTATGAACAAGAAGATTTTGAGCGTTATGGAAAGACTTACCAGATCTTCAACACAGAACTTTACCAAGGAAAAGCCAATCAGATCACCATTGACCTTCAAGTAAGTCAAGACATTCATTTAAATGGTCGAGTTGAGCTGAAACTTCGTATCAAATCAAGTACAAACAAGGGGCTCTTATCAGCCCAACTGCTAGAACTTGGGCAAAAGAAATATCTACAGCCTTATCCAGCGGTTTTAAGTGCTAGAACCATTGACAACGGTCGCTACCACATGTTAGAAAATCTCTGTGAACTACCATTCAATCCAAGAGCCCAACGTGTCCTCACCAAAGGTTACCTTAATCTTCAAAATCGAACCAATCTTTTGACGGTTGAAGAAATCCAACCCAATAAATGGATGGACTTCAAGCTAGAGCTTCAACCAACTATCTACAAACTTAAAGAAGGAAATACTCTCCGTTTGGTTCTCTACACGACTGACTTTGAGATTACAATTCGAGATAATACAGACTATCACCTGACTGTCGATCTTGAACAGTCTACTCTTATTATACCTTGTCAAAAGGTATAA
- a CDS encoding arginine repressor: MNKSEHRHQLIRALVSKNKIHTQAELQALLAENDIQVTQATLSRDIKTMNLSKVREEDQSYYVLNTGSISKWEKRLENYMEDALVMLRPVQHQVILKTLPGLAQSFGAVIDALDFNDVVATLCGDDVCMIICEDATKAQACFENLKKYAPPFFFSE; encoded by the coding sequence ATGAACAAATCAGAACACAGACACCAACTTATCCGCGCCCTCGTTTCAAAAAATAAAATTCATACCCAAGCAGAATTACAAGCCTTACTAGCTGAGAATGATATCCAAGTCACACAAGCAACTTTATCACGTGATATCAAAACCATGAACCTTTCAAAAGTTCGGGAAGAAGACCAATCCTACTATGTTCTAAATACTGGTTCTATTTCTAAATGGGAGAAACGTTTAGAAAACTATATGGAAGATGCTCTTGTCATGTTACGTCCTGTCCAGCACCAAGTCATTCTAAAGACTCTTCCAGGTTTGGCTCAGTCATTTGGAGCTGTCATTGATGCCCTAGATTTCAACGATGTTGTTGCTACACTATGCGGTGATGATGTCTGCATGATCATCTGCGAAGATGCTACAAAAGCACAAGCATGTTTTGAAAATCTTAAAAAATATGCTCCGCCATTTTTCTTTAGCGAATAG
- the obgE gene encoding GTPase ObgE — translation MSMFLDTAKIKVKAGNGGDGMVAFRREKYVPNGGPWGGDGGRGGNVVFVVDEGLRTLMDFRYNRHFKAESGEKGMTKGMHGRGAEDLRVRVPQGTTVRDAETGKVITDLIEHGQEFIVAHGGRGGRGNIRFATPKNPAPEISENGEPGQERELQLELKILADVGLVGFPSVGKSTLLSVITSAKPKIGAYHFTTIVPNLGMVRTQSGESFAVADLPGLIEGASQGVGLGTQFLRHIERTRVILHVIDMSASEGRDPYEDYLAINKELESYNLRLMERPQIIVANKMDMPESQENLEAFKKKLAANYDEFEELPAIFPISGLTKQGLATLLDATAELLDKTPLFLLYDESDMEEEAYYGFDEEEKAFEISRDDDATWVLTGEKLMKLFNMTNFDRDESVMKFARQLRGMGVDEALRARGAKDGDLVRIGKFEFEFVD, via the coding sequence ATGAGTATGTTTTTAGATACAGCCAAGATCAAAGTCAAGGCTGGTAATGGTGGTGATGGCATGGTTGCCTTTCGCCGTGAAAAATATGTCCCGAATGGTGGTCCTTGGGGTGGTGATGGTGGACGTGGAGGGAACGTCGTTTTCGTAGTAGACGAAGGCTTACGCACCTTGATGGATTTCCGCTATAACCGTCATTTCAAGGCCGAATCCGGTGAAAAGGGGATGACCAAAGGAATGCATGGGCGTGGTGCAGAAGATCTTCGTGTTCGCGTACCACAGGGAACGACTGTACGTGATGCGGAAACAGGAAAAGTCATTACAGACTTGATTGAACATGGTCAAGAATTTATCGTGGCTCATGGCGGTCGTGGCGGTCGTGGAAATATCCGTTTTGCCACGCCAAAAAATCCTGCACCTGAAATCTCTGAGAATGGAGAACCGGGTCAGGAACGTGAGTTGCAACTGGAATTAAAAATCTTGGCGGATGTCGGCTTAGTCGGTTTCCCATCTGTCGGAAAGTCAACTTTGCTTAGTGTTATTACTTCAGCCAAACCAAAGATTGGTGCCTACCACTTCACGACTATTGTCCCTAATCTAGGGATGGTCCGTACGCAGTCAGGTGAGTCCTTTGCTGTTGCAGACCTTCCAGGTTTGATTGAAGGGGCTAGTCAAGGTGTTGGCTTGGGAACTCAGTTCCTTCGACATATCGAACGCACTCGAGTTATCCTCCATGTCATTGATATGTCAGCTAGTGAAGGACGTGATCCTTATGAGGACTACCTTGCTATCAATAAAGAATTGGAATCCTACAACCTTCGTCTCATGGAACGTCCGCAGATCATCGTGGCTAACAAGATGGACATGCCCGAAAGTCAGGAAAATCTGGAAGCCTTCAAGAAGAAATTGGCAGCTAACTACGACGAGTTTGAAGAACTACCAGCCATCTTCCCGATTTCTGGTTTAACCAAGCAAGGGTTGGCTACTCTTTTGGATGCGACAGCTGAATTGTTGGATAAAACTCCTTTGTTCTTGCTCTACGACGAGTCTGATATGGAAGAAGAAGCTTACTATGGCTTTGATGAGGAAGAAAAAGCCTTTGAAATTAGCCGTGATGACGATGCAACATGGGTACTTACTGGTGAAAAACTCATGAAACTCTTTAACATGACCAACTTTGACCGTGATGAGTCAGTCATGAAGTTTGCTCGTCAATTACGTGGTATGGGGGTTGACGAAGCCCTTCGTGCGCGTGGAGCTAAGGATGGAGACTTGGTACGAATCGGCAAGTTTGAGTTTGAATTTGTAGACTAG
- a CDS encoding DUF4044 domain-containing protein, with translation MAFGDNGNRKKTMFEKVTLVVVLIMLFVTLAGIFATALGAFSRF, from the coding sequence ATGGCTTTTGGAGATAATGGTAACCGTAAAAAAACAATGTTTGAAAAGGTGACACTTGTTGTCGTGCTTATCATGTTGTTTGTGACCCTTGCTGGTATCTTTGCAACGGCGCTTGGAGCTTTTAGCAGATTCTAA
- a CDS encoding PspC domain-containing protein, with protein MAKKFMRSGKDQKIGGVCAGVAHYFDIDPTIVRVIWGVLAFCYGAGVLAYLILWAIAPVSTEY; from the coding sequence TTGGCGAAAAAATTTATGAGAAGCGGTAAAGATCAAAAAATTGGAGGCGTTTGCGCAGGAGTGGCCCACTATTTTGATATTGATCCGACGATTGTCCGTGTGATTTGGGGAGTTCTAGCCTTTTGTTATGGAGCAGGGGTTCTTGCTTACTTGATTTTGTGGGCAATTGCACCTGTTTCTACAGAATATTAA
- a CDS encoding glycosyltransferase family 4 protein, with protein sequence MRIGLFTDTYFPQVSGVATSIRTLKTELEKQGHAVFIFTTTDKDVNRYEDWQIIRIPSVPFFAFKDRRFAYRGFTKALEIAKQYQLDIIHTQTEFSLGLLGIWIARELKIPVIHTYHTQYEDYVHYIAKGMLIRPSMVKYLVRGFLHDVDGVICPSEIVRDLLSKYKVKVEKRVIPTGIELAKFERPEIKEENLASLRSKLGIKEDEKMLLSLSRISYEKNIQAVLAAFAQVLKEEDKVKLVVAGDGPYLDSLKEQAVQLQIQNQVIFTGMIAPSETALYYKSADFFISASTSETQGLTYLESLASGTPVIAHGNPYLDNLINDKMFGTLYYGEQDLAGAILEALIATPDMDEQKLADKLYEISAENFGKRVHELYLDAIISNNFEQELLDGEPMSQRFLKTILYLPQQAVSVPVKESKRILKASKKQLSSMRDYWKD encoded by the coding sequence ATGCGAATTGGTTTATTTACAGACACTTATTTTCCTCAGGTTTCTGGGGTTGCGACCAGTATTCGAACCTTAAAGACAGAGCTTGAGAAGCAAGGACATGCAGTTTTTATCTTTACAACAACAGATAAAGATGTGAATCGCTACGAGGATTGGCAAATTATCCGAATACCGAGTGTTCCCTTCTTTGCATTTAAGGATCGACGTTTTGCTTATCGTGGCTTTACAAAGGCGCTTGAAATTGCTAAACAGTATCAGCTAGATATCATTCATACTCAAACAGAGTTTTCACTAGGTTTGTTAGGGATTTGGATTGCGAGAGAGTTAAAAATTCCTGTTATCCATACCTATCATACCCAGTACGAAGATTACGTGCATTATATTGCGAAGGGTATGCTGATTCGTCCAAGTATGGTAAAATATCTGGTACGGGGCTTTCTTCACGATGTTGATGGAGTGATTTGTCCTAGTGAGATCGTTCGGGACCTTCTCTCTAAGTACAAGGTCAAGGTTGAAAAGCGGGTTATTCCAACTGGTATTGAGTTAGCTAAATTTGAACGCCCTGAGATTAAGGAAGAGAATTTAGCTTCCCTTCGATCTAAACTTGGAATAAAAGAAGACGAGAAAATGTTACTGAGTCTTTCTCGTATCTCCTATGAGAAGAATATCCAAGCGGTTCTAGCCGCTTTTGCGCAGGTTTTGAAAGAAGAAGACAAGGTGAAACTGGTTGTTGCTGGTGACGGTCCTTATTTGGACAGTCTGAAAGAACAAGCCGTCCAGTTGCAAATTCAAAATCAGGTGATTTTTACTGGTATGATCGCTCCAAGTGAAACAGCCTTGTACTATAAGTCGGCAGACTTCTTTATCTCTGCATCCACTAGTGAAACCCAAGGGTTGACTTATCTAGAGAGTCTAGCTAGTGGAACGCCTGTCATCGCTCATGGCAATCCTTATCTGGATAATCTGATCAATGACAAGATGTTTGGAACTCTCTACTATGGAGAACAGGATCTTGCAGGTGCCATCTTGGAGGCTTTGATTGCCACTCCAGATATGGATGAGCAAAAGTTGGCGGACAAGTTGTATGAGATTTCGGCTGAGAATTTTGGGAAACGAGTTCATGAGCTTTACCTTGATGCCATTATTTCAAATAATTTTGAACAAGAATTGCTCGATGGAGAACCTATGAGTCAACGTTTTCTAAAAACTATTTTATATCTCCCTCAACAAGCAGTCAGCGTCCCGGTAAAAGAATCTAAACGCATTCTGAAAGCGTCTAAAAAACAGTTGTCCAGTATGCGAGACTACTGGAAAGATTAA
- a CDS encoding glycosyltransferase family 4 protein, with protein MKGMENEKLRINMLSSSEKVAGQGVSGAYRELVSLLHRDAKDQLIVTENLPVEADVTHFHTIDFPYYLSTFQKKRSGRKIGYVHFLPDTLEGSLKIPFFLKGIIKRYVFSFYNRMEHLVVVNPMFIEDLVAAGIPREKVTYIPNFVNKEKWHPLPADQVAKLRQGMDLAEDQFVVVGAGQVQKRKGIDDFIRLAEELPEITFIWAGGFSFGGMTDGYERYKKIMDNPPKNLIFPGIVPPERMRELYALADLFLLPSYNELFPMTILEAASCEAPIMLRDLDLYKVILEGNYRATSDVSEMRKAILEYKDRPEKLKDLKEKARKISKEYSEEHLLEIWLKFYREQAALGKK; from the coding sequence ATGAAAGGTATGGAAAACGAAAAATTGCGTATTAATATGCTAAGTTCAAGTGAAAAAGTAGCTGGTCAAGGAGTATCAGGAGCTTATCGAGAATTGGTTAGTCTCCTTCACCGTGATGCCAAAGACCAGTTGATTGTTACGGAGAATCTTCCTGTTGAGGCAGATGTAACTCACTTTCATACCATTGATTTCCCTTATTATTTATCTACATTTCAAAAGAAGCGATCTGGGAGAAAAATTGGCTATGTGCATTTTTTGCCTGATACGCTTGAGGGGAGTTTGAAAATTCCATTTTTCTTAAAGGGAATTATCAAACGTTATGTTTTTTCATTTTACAACCGGATGGAACACTTGGTGGTGGTTAATCCCATGTTTATCGAGGATTTGGTGGCAGCTGGTATTCCACGTGAAAAAGTAACTTATATTCCAAACTTTGTAAATAAGGAAAAATGGCATCCACTGCCAGCTGACCAAGTAGCAAAACTTCGTCAGGGAATGGATTTAGCTGAGGATCAGTTTGTTGTTGTTGGTGCGGGTCAGGTTCAGAAACGTAAAGGGATTGATGACTTTATCCGTCTTGCTGAGGAATTGCCAGAAATTACTTTTATCTGGGCTGGGGGTTTTTCATTTGGCGGGATGACAGATGGTTATGAACGCTATAAAAAAATCATGGACAATCCACCTAAAAATCTAATTTTTCCAGGTATTGTTCCTCCAGAGCGAATGCGAGAGCTCTATGCTTTAGCGGATCTCTTCTTGCTACCAAGTTACAATGAACTATTCCCTATGACCATCTTAGAGGCAGCTAGTTGTGAAGCACCGATAATGCTAAGGGATTTAGATTTATACAAGGTCATTCTCGAAGGGAATTATCGTGCTACAAGTGATGTTTCAGAGATGAGAAAAGCTATTCTCGAATACAAAGATCGTCCTGAAAAGTTGAAAGACTTGAAAGAAAAAGCTAGAAAAATTTCTAAAGAGTACTCCGAGGAACATTTACTGGAAATCTGGTTGAAGTTCTATCGGGAGCAGGCGGCTTTGGGCAAAAAGTGA